TATTTGGTCAATATTGGGTTTTAGAATTCACGCAAAAGTATTATAAGTCTTTTTACGAAAGGAATAAAGATTTTTTATCTTTTATATATGATCTAAACAATATTCACAGGGAGATGTTTGATGAAATGGTTATAATGAGAAACCCCCCTGAATTTAATATTACCCGCAGTGGAAATAAGTTGGAATTATATTGTGAATCCATCGAGGATCTACTTGTTTACTCATCAAGCCTTGAGGTTAAGGATGTAACTGATATGCTCTATGGGATGGTTGTTTCCCTTGGTAAATACTACAATGAGTTTATAAGGGTTAAAAAGATAGGTAAAAATAGATTAGAAATAGAGCTCTTAGATCACAAATAAGAGATTATTTTCTCTCATTTAAATAGTATCTATTTGGCGTGTTAAAAAATTCTTCCTTAAGCTTCTTTGCCTTATTGCTTAATAAAAGAAGAGCAATCATATTTGGTATGATTGCCATAGCAAGCGCTAGATCAATTAAATTCCATATAAATCTTGCTGCACCAATTGCTCCAACAAAAGCAGATATCACATATACATATTTTATTATTTTTGCCCCTAAATCACCAAATAGA
The sequence above is a segment of the Deferribacterota bacterium genome. Coding sequences within it:
- a CDS encoding heme NO-binding domain-containing protein → MQGFSYNATKELIIKYFGNRIWQRVIDNTIFSEDKKIDDAEYIDDTKALELFKNICKELNIHLAEFWLLFGQYWVLEFTQKYYKSFYERNKDFLSFIYDLNNIHREMFDEMVIMRNPPEFNITRSGNKLELYCESIEDLLVYSSSLEVKDVTDMLYGMVVSLGKYYNEFIRVKKIGKNRLEIELLDHK